The window AGCCTTGGAAATTTGAGTGCAAGGAGCCAAGCAATGTTGCATATGTTTTAGGGTTCGCAGCATTGAGACTTTTAGGAATATCCAATTACTTGGCTACTTTGCGTGGTGACATTGTTTTCAATGGTAGAGAGACTAAGAAAGCCTATTGGACCAAGTTTGTGTCCAAGCTATCCCTTGTTCTCACTAAGTAAACAacacattctctctctctctctcatgttgctatgtttgatttgattatgATTTTATAGGCCCTTGTAGTTTTTGGACAAACCTTGAGTTGGGAAGTGAATATTGGTAGTTTTCCTATTATACACTTCAAGATCATAactttttgataaataaaaggCTTAGACCAAAAGATGGCGAGTAAGAGTTTAACAGCAACACTCTAACAAAAGTACAAACCAACCAAGACCAACGTAATTGATATTTGTTACATAAATGTTTTTGGTCCTACATATTAGTGTTAAGTATGATAGCTTCTGATCCTAAACAATATGTTTTGCTTCATATTAAACGGTTACGTCTAAAAATTGGCGATCAACAACATTTTGACCAGATTAGTGTGTTAATTATCTTTCTagttataaaaattgataaatactttccttgatttggattttgggATGGGTTGgataatataattcatgtatttAGTTATGTTTTGCAGTGAGTGaatataatttctaaaaatatgatCATGAAGTAGTACAATTTTCACTTTCCTTGATATGGAATTGGTTggatatataatactactagaattcatgtaattaattaagttttgcAGTGATTAAATAACTGATAATCACCCAATTGTTATCTTTATGGATCCGTGCAGGTACTCCCATATCATCGGATCGGCGATGCTCTTGATGGGAATGTATTCGAACCGAAAATCGAAGGCGTCGTGTGGCTTCACATACAACACTGCACTGAAGCACGGCGGCATACTATGCATGCTTCATTCCTTGTTCACAGTTGTACACTTTGTTACTCAGCATTTTGATACTGGACGTGACGagcaagaggaagaagagcAGCTAGATCAAGACGaagccgaagaagaagaagaagaagaaggaggaggaggaggaggaggaggaggaggaggaggaggagcaaggagaagaagaagaagaatgaccGGAGCATAAACTATCTACAAGACTATGCTTAGTCTTGTACGCCTTTTGTGTTATTTACATATAAAAGTAGTTTCGTATTTTTCTTTGTCTGTTCTTTCCTGGAATGTTTAGGAGGTCAAACCGGATATGTTTAGGTTATAAATAGGTCCTTtgttctctttatttttcaagaaatctaataacaaaatactccctccgtcccccattagcagtcacagtttgaccagacacgagttttaagaaatgtaaagaaaagttggttgaaaaagttagtggaatgtgggacccacttttttatattggttttataataaaatgtgagtgaagtgagttagtggaatgtgggacctactaccatttatggtaaaaatgaagtgtgactcttaattggggacggaccgaaatggaaaagtgcgacttttaatcggggacggagggagtattgtttttCTCCCAAAGTTTAGGGTTTCTCGAACCCTAGTCGCCTTCTCTTAATCGCCTCTCGCGATCGATCGTATGTGCTCAACGTAAAAGGAAGAATTCTCGTGTTAGTTTCAATCTTCACCCTTCCTGGTTGAAGGGGTTTTATAGATATGAACGTAAATCGTATAACACTTTCATAtgaatctttttttaattgctaatttatgaaatttaatttaattataatatgaaataaagttcgtattttaataaatattagtctttgaaaaatagaaacttttggAATGACACGacttttaatgcataattggtaaagtaagatgAATGAATTGGtaaagagagaggaagagaaaaataggtaaagtaagatagatggagagaaaaaatagtgaaagtaGTGTTATTGTTAGTGGATTTTAAGGTCcacttcctaaaatagaaagttgttatttttaagggactggccaaaataaaatagtttctGTTTTTAAGGAATGAATGTAGTAATTTAGTTAGacttcataatataaattaaaaaataaaataaaataaatatgagatCCATAGATAGTTAAGTGAAGGAGGACTGAGTTGTACACTTTGTACACTTTGTATGTGTTGTATGATTGTATCTTAAGTAATGAATGAAACAAAAAGTGTTGATAGGCCCAATAGTACCCTCAAGGAATGGTTTAAGGAATATGGTTGTAGATGATCTGAGTAGTTGGAAAGTTTTGATAAATTGTCATAATTGACTCTCCTTctgtaaattaaaattttcatttatgcaaATTAGATTTTCTTATTGTACAAttcatattttccttttatataaattatattttcttgataGAAATTAGATTTTCCGTTTATACGAATTAGATTTCTTTGTAtacaaattagatttttttattgtataaatagTATTGAAAGGGAAtaacacaaatttaaatataaaatgagaaaggaggagtgaaaataatatatgttcAAATGGTCATAAAGTTACTAtcaaactatataaattaccactaagattaaaaaaaaaaaaattaagttacCACTACACTGACAAGAGAggctttttaaaaaaaaaaatatccatcACATTTCCACAAACTCTGAAAATTGCAGAGAATGGGGAAATGTATGGGCGTTTTCTTCTGCTTCTTGATCCTTGCTTTAGATATCATTGCAGCGATTCTTGGGCATAAAGCAGAAAAAGATCAAAACCAGGTGATATTGCTTTAAATCTTTGTTCAAAgtcatagaaaataaaaaaaaaaaaaattatttaaatttataattaactatagtaatttgtttttgatgGGGTTTAGGTATATCATATGAAGCTTtggatatttgaaaataagaaTCCATGTCAAGTGGCATATGCTTTAGGGTTAGCAGCAGCATGTCTTCTTGTGATAGCCCATGTTTTGGCTAATTTTGTTGGTGGTTGCAATCTTTGCACTCGTGTGGAACATAATGAGGAAGCCTCTTCCACCAAGAAGTTGTCCATTATATTGCTTGTTTGCACTTGGTAAGTagcactctctctctttcttgtGTTGGTATGTTAGATTTGATTAAGGTTTTAGGCCCTTGTTAGTTTTTGGACATTTCTTGAAGATTTAGTGGTTATGATGAGTTGGAAAATGATGTTTTTGAATATGGAAGTTCTTTGTAAGCGCAGTTTACTTGATAAGATGCTTCTTCTCAACCAATAAATGGGGGTAGTCACCACTACACGTGCTAAATGAAGAACCGTTAttgatcattttaaaaaaaagaagttggGATGATTTAGGACAAGTATGCGAACCATTATTGATATcttaccaaaaaaattagaagTTGGGATGATTTGGGACAAGTTTGATTTGGTGGCTAAGTGTGAATAAttaaggagtattatttattcattgtatatatttattagttcCAATATTATACCAAACTAGCTATATATCCATTAACTTTTGTGGATGAATATAATTACAAGTAATCATCAAACATAATCCATTTGCTAACTTTGTTGACCTAAAGTCATGAGTGGATAGTCAAATGCcctcataattttaaaaaaaacaataaaaagatgttatattaatcaaattaaacattCACTTGCTTAAATATGTGGAGTCTTGTATAAGACACtaacaaaatattacaaatactcCTCTGTCCACGTTTAATTTGCATGAGTTGACtcaactcgagttttaagaaatgtagaaGAAAGTGGGTGACAAAAGTTAATAGGGATGTGAGTTCTAAttctatatattaattttataataaaatagaggtAGAATGAGTCAGTGAAATGTTAGATCCAAATTAATCGTGAAcagacaaaaaaggaaagttattcaaattaatcatGGACAGAGGGAATATGTCATTGGACATGAACCCGAAAATTTACTCATTTGATGATTCTTGAACAATTAGACGACACTCTTACACAACTTTTTCGTGCAGGATCTGCCTCGTTTCCGGATTGTGGTTCCTCGTGAACGGACTACTATCGAACCGCAAATTGAGGGCGTCGTGCGGCTTCTCACACCACCATTATCTGCGCAAGGGCGGCACACTATGCATACTTCATGTCATCTTTGCTGTAGCATACTATATTTCTGCTGTTGCCATACATCATGAGGATAATTAACTAAgcctctttttatttattcacttatgagaaaatattgtattttgttgattgattttatagctgatttttttcaaatgcagcaaaaaaaaaaggaaataaggcTCTAAAGGTATATATTTAAACTGGGCCGGCCCAAGTGTTGATCACGCTTGGGTATGCTTGAATTCAGTTTGGCCCACCAAAGCCAAAGCCCATAGTTTTGCAATTGTGATctgtttttttcaattttcctatttttatagggtcgtgttaaaataaaaccaacCTTCTAATCCAGAATCCAGAactatctcaatattatgtattaaaattatcaacacaaagacaaaaCTTTCTGAATagatttgtgttgataaaattatatctttgtgtTGAGATTTAAATTTACCTGTTATGTTGATAAAGTTGTATTTATATGTTGAGAAATTTCCAACATAATGTTGAAGTTCTGGGTTATGAATTGAGAATTAGTTAGCATTTGATTACCCCGTATAGGCAGATTGTTGCTGAAAAATCATGAATGTTACTCAATTAcacaattttaagaaatatcaATTGATAGTTCACATTGACACCAAAATGCATGACTTCTATGCATATTTTGTGCTGATAGTTATCAACGTTCTCATTTTAAGATAGTTTTGAATTGAATCATCTATAGTGAAGAGATATCTATCCTTTTTGAAAtgctaattataattttaatttagttaaaaatatataataaatgaaagtaatgaattttatatttaataattcaaaaaataatttaattagatttcataataaataaactataGTTAAGGGAAGGATGGGTGAGTACTTACTTTATATCTGTTGTTTCATTAAGTAATGAATGAGACAACCCCATTAGTAGTACACTGAaagaataatttaagaaatgcaGTTGTGTATGCGGctgtaaattaaaattttcaattatgcaATTTAGATTTTCTTAGTATTATACAACGTAGATCGATTATCCttttatatacattatattttcttattgtaGAATTAGATATCTTTTTCTacaaattagaattttttttattgtacaaataatattgagaatggacaaataaatatatgttcaCATTGACTAAAAAAGCTTTTTTTGGGGAGGAAATGTATGGGTTTTTCATCTGTTTACTAGACATCCTTGCAGAGTTGCAgcgtttatttttttaaaaatttaattcaatttttaatctCCTATATATAT is drawn from Salvia hispanica cultivar TCC Black 2014 chromosome 6, UniMelb_Shisp_WGS_1.0, whole genome shotgun sequence and contains these coding sequences:
- the LOC125195617 gene encoding protein DESIGUAL 3-like gives rise to the protein MGKCMGVFFCFLILALDIIAAILGHKAEKDQNQVYHMKLWIFENKNPCQVAYALGLAAACLLVIAHVLANFVGGCNLCTRVEHNEEASSTKKLSIILLVCTWICLVSGLWFLVNGLLSNRKLRASCGFSHHHYLRKGGTLCILHVIFAVAYYISAVAIHHEDN